The following nucleotide sequence is from Tribolium castaneum strain GA2 chromosome 5, icTriCast1.1, whole genome shotgun sequence.
GGTCTCCGATAAGGTCCAAGAGATGAACAAGACCAAGCAAGCCGTGCAGTTTCTGAGACGCATCAAGGCCTGGGCTGATATCCAAAAGGTCATTATTGTAACACTAGCGATATGGTTTTTCTAATTCAAATaccagttttatttttgatttagttTTGCTGCTTAATACTTAAAATGGAAAACCAAAGGGTTAAATCACAAGATCATTCTTCTCCTACTAATAGTTTTCTAGAGGACTtcaaataatagaaaaaatagattaaactaaaacaaaataactaaataactattgagaatttggcgtttttctcgacgccagtcgattccccggatcattttacacaAGTTCACATCAAAGTAGTTCCTTTGTTTCGTacagttttgccgtaattgagaaaataaaaaaatattgctttcgaaaaattaagaaatcgAAATTAATGATGACTTTGCGTTGGTCCTAGCGTGCTGAACCCTGATTACAGTCGCAAAATTCTGattgattaataaatatatttgctaaaaaaatttcggGTCAGAGTTTGATTTgtcgtttatttaaattaggtcTACAAGAGCCAGCGCTTCCGTGCTGGAAAGGGTAAAATGCGCAACAGGCGCCGCATCCAACGCCGAGGCCCTTTGGTGGTTTACCACAAGGATCAGGGCTTGCGCCGCGCCTTCCGTAACATCCCCGGAATTGACTTAATCAGCGTTGAAAAGCTCAACCTTTTGAAACTGGCTCCGGGTGGTCACGTTGGCCGTTTCGTCATCTGGACCGAGTCGGCCTTCCAGAGACTGGACAAACTCTTCGGAAGCTGGAAAACTCCATCAGCTGAGAAGAAGGGCTACAACTTGCCCCAACCCAAAATGGCTAATACCGATCTGGCTCGTTTGTTGAAGGCTGATGAAATCAAGAAAGTTTTGCGTGTGCCACAGTacgttttgttgttttttattattgttatttttcttttgtatGATGAGAACTTTTTGAGCACTGGGTTATGATAATCCGTGATTACCTGTTGACACCTgattgaattaattatttatgagaatttttatttgttgtatttttgtttttctaatgtttgtgtttttttataggAAGAAGGTTGTACGTCGCGTGCGTCGTTTCAACCCGTTGGCCAACACTGGGGCTATGTTGCGTCTCAATCCTTACGCTGCAGTATTGAAACGCCAAGCGATTTTGTCATCTCAAAAGCGTCAAGCTAGTAGGGATGAAATTTTGGCCAAGAAAAGGAAAGTAAGtaacgaattaatttaattattttacttgaTTTTCTGTGATGATTTGCTTTTGGTCCGTGTTTATGAAGAACGATGATTTTATATTCAAAAGctctgattttattttaaattttgttttatgtatttttttattatttatttttaattaaactgatTTTTTGCAGATAACTCTTCCGGATACGTCACGTGTGGTCAGATCCGCCAAATTGCAAGCTAAAAGAAGAGAAGCTATTCTAAAGGCCAAATCTGGCAAAACGAAGAAAGCAACAAAGAAAGCTCCcgctaaaaaataaagagaTTAGGATAGTTCTTGTATAATTTTATATTGGGACTACCATAATCTTGgtttatttgtaattaaaaataaaaaagttgtggattacattttgttttatttattccttcaaaaaaaaaaaatatctaataaaaaaattaaagacttATGAATGATACATTTATGAAGTGTTCCTAAACAGGTAAATAAGTACTGctagtttttgataaataagcattgaaaaaaatctcgtaacaattggaaaaatcacatCTTTTAAAATCGAACCTATAGACGTTTTGTTATACTAGATTGTTCTGAAGACAGAAAAAAAGATCAAAACTTACCTAcagcgatttaaaaaaaaatatgtattgcAATTACTGTTCTAGTGCCTATTTTAGAAGAACACACgttatattttctaaatttattcaaaaagttaaatattttattactcttttaatgttgtttttatgtttaaaattgtgaaGTCGGTATCATATTTgtcaaaatctaaaaatatgcCCACAAGAATACTTTTAATTGATATTTTAGTttgaataaacaaataaataagcatttttatgtttataattttgccttcctaatttaaacatttgacGTAAGACATGGTTTGATAAATATGTAATGAGCGTGAAGCAAGTAATTATACCTAGTTTTCTTAAATATGTTATGAGAATTTGGATTACCGGAAGGTGTCTGTTTTTTCAAGACTTGTAGATTTTACgcatttacaataataatatgatAATAGGtacatttcaaataaaaatggtCTTGTGATTTAACTTCGTTGTCGCTAATCGCGTAATGTATAATAATGTgactaatttaattaatgcaacaatttttaacaataaatcattttccaCATATGAGCATGACAAATTGTTGCAACAATATGCATGCagtatttattattgtgaTTCATTATACTCATGATGCCATTGaactttttattataaatgaaAATCCACAGACGTGaaatactttatttataaaattgacaaaaagcgacttcaatttattattcaatAAGCTCATTTGTTGTCTCGTCACTTTTATTACTCTGAAATACATTTTCCATCTCCGATAACAATTCATCcgatatttcaaatttatattgcGGTTCGATAATAATAGGTTTTCTGGCGGTTCTCGGTCGTTTCATCGCaatcctgtttttattaattctttgaAGAATCTCGAATTCGTCCGCTGAATTCAACTTGCACATTCTcacatctaatttttttaaagtcgtATTGTATCTCAAACCCCTCATAATTATCTTACCCATTTCCTAAAACAACAGTCCGATCAATTTACGCAAGAAATCCCAGCTGGAAAGGCCGGTTTTATTACCTCTCCGAAAGGATTATTACTCAAATCCAAGTGCTCCAAATGCGAATTGTGTTCAATCATCTCGCCCAAAGCAGAAATAGGCCCCACTCCGCAAGCGttcaaatgcaaaattttgagCTTCCGTGCACTTAGTGTTAAaggtttcattaaaatttcgaCGCCTCTTTGACTAATTGGATTCAGTTTTAAATCGAGAGATTTTAAATTGCAAGTGGGGCTACAAATTGCGTA
It contains:
- the RpL4 gene encoding large ribosomal subunit protein uL4, yielding MSLAAARPLVSVYNEKSEEVKGETVVLPAVFKAPIRPDVVNFVHQQLSMNHRQAYCVSDKAGHQTSAESWGTGRAVARIPRVRGGGTHRSGQGAFGNMCRGGRMFAPTKPWRRWHRRVNVNQRRYALASAVAASGVPALVMSKGHVIDQVPELPLVVSDKVQEMNKTKQAVQFLRRIKAWADIQKVYKSQRFRAGKGKMRNRRRIQRRGPLVVYHKDQGLRRAFRNIPGIDLISVEKLNLLKLAPGGHVGRFVIWTESAFQRLDKLFGSWKTPSAEKKGYNLPQPKMANTDLARLLKADEIKKVLRVPQKKVVRRVRRFNPLANTGAMLRLNPYAAVLKRQAILSSQKRQASRDEILAKKRKITLPDTSRVVRSAKLQAKRREAILKAKSGKTKKATKKAPAKK